Below is a window of Halolamina sp. CBA1230 DNA.
CGGCGTCGGCGCGACCTGCGCCATCGCCGACATCCCCGTCGAGGCCATCGAGGAGCTGATGCGGGACGCGATGCCCGAGAAGATCCTCGAACCCAACATCGATATCCTCAACGAAGCCTACGACTCGGTGCTGGAGGATTACGACATCAGCGGCATCGAGGTCTCCTGCCCCGAGGGCGAGCACGAGGAGGAGCAGGTGCTCGTCAACGGCTCCGACGGGATCGCCTACGGCGCGTTCGACGAGGGCTGTCGGTTCATCGCCGGCTACCCGATGACGCCGTGGACGGAAGTGTTCACCATCCTCTCGAAGAACCTCCCCGAAGTCGGGGGGATCTCCGAGCAGGTCGAGGACGAGATCGCCGCGGCGTCGCTGGCCATCGGCGCCTCGCACACCGGCGTGAAGGCGATGTCGGGCTCCTCCGGCGGCGGCTTCGCGCTGATGTCCGAGCCGCTCGGACTGGCGGAGATGTCGGAGACGCCCGTAGTGCTGCTCGAGGCACAGCGGGCCGGCCCCTCGACAGGGATGCCGACCAAGCCCGAGCAGGCCGACCTGGAGCACGTCCTGTACACCTCACAGGGTGACTCCAACCGCGTCGTGTTCGCGCCCGCGGATCCGGCCGAGGCGTACGATCACGCGCGACGGGCGTTCCAGATCGCCTACGAGTACCAGATCCCGTCGATCATCCTCTACGACCAGAAGCTCTCCGGGGAGTACCGCAACGTCCCGGCCTCCCACTTCGATCGGGAGCCCAACCCCGACATCGGGAGCACGCTGACCGAGGACCAGGTCGCGGACGCCCCGCACGAGCCCAGCGGGAAGTTCCAGCGCTTCCGGCACGACCCCGAGAACGGCGTCTCGCCGCGCTCGGTGCCGGGCCAGAAGGACGGGCACTTCCTCGCCTCGGGGAACGAGCACAACGAGGCCGGCCACATCAGCGAGGACCCCGACAACCGTGTCGCGCAGGTCGACCGGCGCAACCGGAAGCTCGCGTCGATCCGCGAGGACCTCGACGAGAACGGCCTCAACGTGACCTACGGCCCCGGGGACGCCGACTACGGTATCCTCGCGTTCGGGAGCCAGGTCGGAACCGTCGAGGAGGCGCTCGGCCGGCTCAACGACGACGGCCAGTCCGTGCGAGCGCTGGCCGTCGGCGAACTCGCGCCGTTCCCGAATGAACAGGTTCGGGCGTTCATCGAGAGCGTCGACCAGGTGATGGTCGTCGAGATGAACTCCTCGGCGCAGTTCCGCGGGCTGACCCAGAAACACCTGGGCGAGTACGGCTCGAAGCTGTCGAGCCTGCTCAAGTACAACGGCAACCCCTTCGAGCCCGCGGAGATCGTCGAAGGGTTCCACAACACCATCAACGGTGAGGAAGCGACAGACCACCAGACGACGTTCGTACCCGCGGCAGGTGACTGACCTATGAGTGCATTCAGCGCAATCGGCGAGCAACGCGAGATCGACCAGGAGGAGTACACGCCGGGCATCGAGCCCCAGCCGACGTGGTGTCCGGGCTGTGGGGACTTCGGCGTCCTCAAGGCGCTGAAAGGTGCCCTGCCCGAGGCCGGGCGCACGCCCGACGAGACCCTGACGGTGACGGGGATCGGCTGCTCGGGCAAGCTGAACTCCTACTTCAACAGCTACGGGTTCCACACGATCCACGGGCGCGCCCTGCCCGTGGCACGAGCGGCGAAGCTGGCGAACCCCGGACTCGAAGTGATCGCCGCCGGCGGCGACGGCGACGGCTACGGGATCGGCGGGAACCACTTCATGCACACCGCCCGGGAGAACCACGACTTCACCTACATCGTGTTCAACAACGAGATCTTCGGCCTCACCAAGGGCCAGACCTCGCCTACCTCCCCGAAGGGGCACAAGTCCAAGACCCAGCCCCACGGCTCGGCCAAGGAGCCTATCCGGCCGCTCTCGATGGCGCTCAACGCGGGCGCCTCGTTCGTCGCCCGGACGGCCGCTGTCAACCCTAACCAGGCCAAGGAGCTGATCAAGGAGGCCATCGAGCACGACGGGTTCGCCCACATCGACTTCCTGACCCAGTGCCCGACCTGGAACAAGGACGCAAAGCAGTACGTCCCGTACATCGACGTCAACGAGGACGACGACTACGAGTTCGACCCGACGGACCGGGACGAGGCCGCGGAGATGATGCGCGAGACCGAGGAGTCGCTGTACGAGGGGAAGGTGCTGACCGGGAAGTACTACGTC
It encodes the following:
- a CDS encoding 2-oxoacid:acceptor oxidoreductase subunit alpha, giving the protein MTDDELIWRIAGGSGDGIASTSQNFAKALMRSGLDVFTHRHYPSRIRGGHTYTEVRAAPENVTSRGDGYDFLLALGDSFARNPQEEAYYGKEEIKPLSENLDDLREGGVIVYDSGLIDADEVPNFDQRVEENDWHVFPLDLRGLAREKGREVMRNTAGVGATCAIADIPVEAIEELMRDAMPEKILEPNIDILNEAYDSVLEDYDISGIEVSCPEGEHEEEQVLVNGSDGIAYGAFDEGCRFIAGYPMTPWTEVFTILSKNLPEVGGISEQVEDEIAAASLAIGASHTGVKAMSGSSGGGFALMSEPLGLAEMSETPVVLLEAQRAGPSTGMPTKPEQADLEHVLYTSQGDSNRVVFAPADPAEAYDHARRAFQIAYEYQIPSIILYDQKLSGEYRNVPASHFDREPNPDIGSTLTEDQVADAPHEPSGKFQRFRHDPENGVSPRSVPGQKDGHFLASGNEHNEAGHISEDPDNRVAQVDRRNRKLASIREDLDENGLNVTYGPGDADYGILAFGSQVGTVEEALGRLNDDGQSVRALAVGELAPFPNEQVRAFIESVDQVMVVEMNSSAQFRGLTQKHLGEYGSKLSSLLKYNGNPFEPAEIVEGFHNTINGEEATDHQTTFVPAAGD
- a CDS encoding thiamine pyrophosphate-dependent enzyme, coding for MSAFSAIGEQREIDQEEYTPGIEPQPTWCPGCGDFGVLKALKGALPEAGRTPDETLTVTGIGCSGKLNSYFNSYGFHTIHGRALPVARAAKLANPGLEVIAAGGDGDGYGIGGNHFMHTARENHDFTYIVFNNEIFGLTKGQTSPTSPKGHKSKTQPHGSAKEPIRPLSMALNAGASFVARTAAVNPNQAKELIKEAIEHDGFAHIDFLTQCPTWNKDAKQYVPYIDVNEDDDYEFDPTDRDEAAEMMRETEESLYEGKVLTGKYYVDEDRPSYQQEKRNIGEMPEEPLAERYFDDDYDWERSADMFIDDHK